The window AGCAGGGTTGAGCAGAGGCATAGTAGCTGAGTTCTAGATGATATACATTTTATTTGTATATTAGGGCAGTTTGTTTTTAAGCTCATGTGAGCGTCTTTATTTTATTAGACTTTTGAAGTTGATGTAATTAAGGAGATGTAATGTTTAACTCAGTTGTTGAGTTTTGCTGACATTTATATTTCTAGCATTTGGGTTTAGTTTGAGATTTGTTAAGTAGGTATTGAAGTCTTATTTTTGAGTTGTATCATGCCCAAATTTTTAAAAATTATTAATTTTTAAAAATTAGGGTGTGACATAAATACTCCAAGCCCAGATTAAAGCCTCAACACTCACCTTAGAGCCCAAAGCCTAATACCCAAAAAGAACTAGAACTGGCAGAAGGTTATGAAGCATATCACCGCTGCCGCCAATCAACTTCGCATCACTATCACGGTCACCAGAGTCACCAATTCCAGCAAATGCAACCGAAGCATCACCTTTGCCCGCAAAACCGATCCCATCAACATGCTCAGTGCTAGCCAAGATGGAATCAATCTGAACCACCTTTGATCAGAACCAACGCATCAGGCCTTAATCCCATTCCGTATCACTACCGAGGCTATTGCTCTCCTCAAAGTCATCGTTGTCCGGGTTTGATGCCGGGGGATGCAAACCAACTCCTCCCCATGCACACCTGCAACATCTGAAGTCAGCATTTTTTTTTTTAAATAAAGGGTTAGTGTGGCTGTCCTCAAACCTTCATTAATGAAACCGTTAAATACAAGGGGACATGAAGTCTAAGACCCGAAATAATATCGAAAATCTCTATAACGTACTTGTATTGTAAAAAACACCAACTAGCAAAGAAAACTACTCTAATGACAACTCTATTTGCTTTGTCACAACAGTGACATAATAGAAATATCAGTAGCCATGCAACACGATTATATATCCGGCCTAATGTCTAATAATGCAGCTTTACTATTATGTTGCCGCCGGAGAATACACTCGACGACACTTAGTCTCATTCTGCCATTAAGAGGTTGCGACCATTTAATCAAACAAAAGATGCACCACCTATTTAGAGCAAATAAGACACACAAGATGTATAGACCGGCACAAGGCCCTTCGTGCCCTGTCATATAGAGTATTATTGGCTGAGAGCATTTTTTTAAATCTATTAGTTTTTGCATGATTGCTTCAATTAACTTTTCAGAAATAGGAATTAGTTTAAGTTAGTTTAATAACATTGATTTCTTTTGGTCGTTAGTTTAATAATATTGATTAAATAATACTTTTTACTAGTCCTAAATTTATTAATGTATAAAGGTTTATCTCTATATTACTTCTAAAGGCTAATTGAACCTCTGTCCCCGTAAAGAAAAAAGAATTATTTAAGTTAACGTTCACATCTGCTTCAGGCACTATTTTGGCAATAGCATAATTGTGTAGTTAACTGGTATTCACACACAAACAAAAAGTGTCACTACGTACGATTGTGATCGATTTTATATATAGTAGCGACTTGAATTTATATAATTTTTATGGTTGAATTAGTCCTGAATTTCTCATTATACACATCTGATCGACGTCAGTGCAACTATATATCACGTCTATATATGTATGAGTTTCATCTCACTGCAATGATTCTCCAGCTATAATTAATTAGCGAGCTATATATTGATATTAAGAGATAATCTGTCTTATCACTAAGATAATTATGGGGTCACATACTCAGCCAGCTGCTAAGGTTCCCATTGTAGATTTATCAAAGGAGAACGTGAAGCCTGGTACAGATGCATGGCTCTTGGCAAGCAAGGAAATCAAGTATGCTCTAGAAGAGTATGGCTGCTTTGAAGCTATTTACAATAAAGTTCCTTTGGAACTTCACAACTCAACTTTTTCTGTGCTCCAAGATCTTTTCAATCTTCCTTTGGAAACAAAAATGCAGAGCACCAGTGACAGGCCTTACCACAGCTATTTCGGACAATATTCCTTCCTTCCTCTCTACGAGTCCTTGGGTGTCGATAACCCAACTAAAATAGAAGGAGTTCAACGCTTCACAAGTATCATGTGGCCTGAAGGAAATGACAAGTTTTGGTTAGTGCATCTGTGCATGTGGCTCATGACTCGTTCTAAAGCTCCAAATCAAATTTTGCGTAATCGATCATCAAATTATTGATTTGCAGTATAATTTCATATGTATATGCTTATTGTGCAACTATTTGATCTTTGAAAAATCAGTGAAAGTGCTCATTCCTACTCAAAGCTGGTGGCGGAATTGGATGAAATGGTGACAAAAATGGTGTTTGAGAATTATGGCGTGGAGCGGCTCTATGAGTCTCATATGGCATCAACGACTTACCTCCTTAGATGCTTCTACTATAGAGAGCCTCAGCTGGATGAGACTGATATGGGATTGCATCCTCACACAGATAAGACCTTCATATCCATACTTCATCAAGATGAGATTAATGGTTTGCAGATAAAATCAAAGGAAGGCCAATGGATTGATGTGGAACCTTCACCTTCATCTTTTATAGTCATGGCAGGCGACGCATTCATGGTGGGTTGGTAACTGTCGTCTTTTTTAAATAAAATTACATGCTTCAATGTGATCAGTACTGTTTCTTATATCTTATAGAGTTGTCTTTGATATATAGGCATGGAGTAACGACAGGGTACGCTCTTGTGAGCACCAAGTCATCATGAAAGAGAAGAAAACCAGATACTCCATTGGATTATTCGCATTCAATGGGGTTCTGCAAGTACCTGCAGAGTTAGTCGATGAGAAACACCCATTGCTATACAAGCCTTTCGATCATATTGGTTTCCTTCTTTTTAACAAGACACCAGAGGGAATGAAATCCAAGTGTCCTATCAAAGACTACTGTGGTGTTTGAGATCTCTATCGATCTAGGAGCGTGGTCGCTTCTTATATTAATTACTTGTTGTCTTTCTGGTGTGCATGTGTCATGATATATATTGTCAAGTATGGTTGTTGGTCCATATCGTATTTTCTCTCTTTGGCTGTTATTGTTCGAATAAATGAAGTAAAGGTGTATAGTTTCATAATTTCTTCAGTATGATGAAGCTAGTCTTAAATATGACAGGCCTGTCTCTTTTGCAATATTGATACATGAAAACAAATGTTTTTAGGGTTAACTGAAGTGAAGTCATGGTTTTTTATCAATATGTTAATATATTTAGAAAAGAAATGTGTGTTTTTCTTACGCGTTGCTGGCCTCGATAGTGCCTGAACTCTTTTGACCCGGGCACTTTGATACCCATACTTTGGACACTACGTACCAATGTGATACCTTTTGCTATTAGTGACATGTTTCTGTCAAATTTTCTTGACGGCTCCGTTTAAACGCTGATGTGGTACACACGTTTCCAGAATAAGGAAAAAGCAAATGACCAATATGACATTGACCTTCGACTAAGATCAGGATTCCCGCGCGAAACAAGGGATGGTGACACCTTTTCCCCTTTTTATATATATTTAACTGTTTTTATACCGAAATCAGCATTAGAACAGTTCTTACACCAAAAGCAGCCGTTCAAAATCAACAGTTGAATGGAATGGAGACATTAGTGTTTTGGTTGTTGAAGTGACTGCTTTACGTGAAGAGCTTCATTCTGTTTCTCTTCAACATTTAAATCAAGTTATCGTTGAAGGCGATTCTAAGGTGCTCATTGACTGCTTGTTTGAAAAATCTACTAGCTTTTGGTATTTAAAGGCCCTTTTCCAAGATATATTATGGCCAGCCTCATATTTTGAAGTTTGTACATTCAACATATTCATCGTGAGGCTAATTTTGTTGCTGTCTTGCTTATCGGATTGCAGCCCTAGGACATTCGGCTTCCTCACCTCTAGTTTAGTTTCATTGCATTCCCCTCTCTGTGTCCTCAGTGTTTGATTTTTCTTTTTTTTTAGAAGAAATAACTTTATTGATAACGGAAAGAAATTACAGCATAATAGAATGATCGGCTGTGGTAGCTACACCACAACACACATTCCCAGAAAGATCTGTAGTTACGGGTCTGTCGCCAACAACAATATCCATGAGCCAAATAGGCCCAAAACCCCTAACCCAATAACACGCTCAAAAAGAGCTACACAGTCTTGAGAGTAACGATACAACCTCGCCACCAACACTGAAACAAGCTAATTCGCCTTCTTCAACATCGTGTTAAAACACCACCAGACCACGTGCAAAGGCAATCCACCCTCATGTTGACAACCAGACGACACATATTAAAGCTGATAACCCCCAGGAATAACGTCACTGAAGTAGCGTACCGACCAGAACACGACACCCAAGTCCTCGTTCGAAAGAGGAGAGAGGCTTATTAAACCTAAACCAATACCAAACCAAAACCCTAAACAAACCTTACCAAAAAATAGAAAAACCAAAAGGGACGAAAATGGCCCAACACCCCACAGGCCCAGGCCCACAAAGCCAGCACTATGAAGGGCCCAAATCTGCTCCACCCAACCCAATGGAGCCACCGCACCATCATCTTTTTTGCACCACCAGCGCCGCCGTCGTAAAACCTTGACCACCGTCGTCGTCACATCCCCGATATCCCTTTTGTCTGCCACTGTGTCCTGCCGCAAAGCCAAAACCCCATTCTAGTGACAAAACCACTGCTAATATGTGAGGACATAAAAACGACGTCGGTTTGTTCAAGCCCGGAGCCACCGCTATTCGCAGCCTCGCTGCAAGACACTGCCTCCACACTCTGAGGATCCAACTCCATACCGATGCCAGATCTCGACGGCCCTATTGCTTGAGATGCCATAACTCCCTTACACTGAGTGAAAGCATGATCTGATTCCTCCACCAAAATACGGGCCCGTGAAGCTTGCCACCACCAGACCAAGGCAGCCCGCCCGGCCGCACTAACTCGACATCGACGAGGCTAGAAGCCAGCGCCGACGCGAGGGTGCCGCCGGACAAGCCAAACAAACAACCCTTTTTCCAAAACCCAACCTCTCCTCCCTCAGTGTTTGATTTGAATCAGCAAGAAATGAGAGTTAATAGATATTTTGTTTTTTAAGTTCTAAACATTGTTTTTTAGTGATAAAAAAAAATAAAGGGAAAATTCTCATCCACCTTAATTGTAAGGAATTTTTTCTCACCAACAAAATAAGAATCTAAAAGGGTGTAACTATTGTCACCCCACCAGATACTTTGTTCACCCCATATTTTAATTATAAACTAAATATTCCAATACTAACCCCACTATCAAGATTTTTTGTGAAATATAATATTAAACTAAAATCTATAAAATCCAAACAATAACAATTCTCTACATCTTTACATCAAAAAAAAAAACAGTTCTCTACATCTTTCAAACCAGATTTGAGACATTTGAG of the Fragaria vesca subsp. vesca linkage group LG6, FraVesHawaii_1.0, whole genome shotgun sequence genome contains:
- the LOC101305086 gene encoding gibberellin 20 oxidase 1-like yields the protein MGSHTQPAAKVPIVDLSKENVKPGTDAWLLASKEIKYALEEYGCFEAIYNKVPLELHNSTFSVLQDLFNLPLETKMQSTSDRPYHSYFGQYSFLPLYESLGVDNPTKIEGVQRFTSIMWPEGNDKFCESAHSYSKLVAELDEMVTKMVFENYGVERLYESHMASTTYLLRCFYYREPQLDETDMGLHPHTDKTFISILHQDEINGLQIKSKEGQWIDVEPSPSSFIVMAGDAFMAWSNDRVRSCEHQVIMKEKKTRYSIGLFAFNGVLQVPAELVDEKHPLLYKPFDHIGFLLFNKTPEGMKSKCPIKDYCGV